In bacterium, the following proteins share a genomic window:
- a CDS encoding DUF438 domain-containing protein, which translates to MRPQLVRLLGRVPYDEVVEVEQELINEGLPAEEVLKLCDIHTQALRGAIDDGGDKDVPAGHPVDVFQKENKALAWAVSQLEGFFEELQALPEGADPQPLLHDIRVRFNALMDVEKHYLRKDGACPQPWTRSANIFEPLPGRSVVSSWPGIGPAGSSPSCRGAHVVVVLPPRV; encoded by the coding sequence GTGCGTCCCCAGCTCGTGCGCCTGCTGGGAAGGGTCCCGTACGACGAGGTCGTCGAGGTCGAGCAGGAGCTCATCAACGAGGGCCTTCCCGCCGAAGAGGTGCTGAAGCTCTGCGACATCCACACCCAGGCCCTGCGGGGCGCGATCGACGATGGCGGGGACAAGGACGTCCCCGCCGGCCACCCCGTCGACGTGTTCCAGAAGGAGAACAAGGCTTTGGCCTGGGCGGTTTCCCAGCTGGAGGGGTTCTTCGAGGAGTTGCAGGCGCTTCCCGAGGGCGCGGACCCCCAGCCCCTGCTCCACGACATTCGCGTGCGGTTCAACGCGCTGATGGACGTCGAGAAGCACTACCTGCGCAAGGATGGCGCTTGCCCCCAACCTTGGACCAGATCAGCTAACATTTTCGAGCCCTTGCCGGGTCGTTCAGTTGTTTCCAGCTGGCCCGGTATTGGGCCGGCGGGATCTTCCCCAAGCTGCCGTGGGGCGCACGTTGTTGTAGTCCTCCCTCCACGAGTGTAG
- a CDS encoding transposase family protein, whose translation MAEVLDHLIASHGKPESIQCDQGTEFTSMAMDLWAYADNIGLQFSRPGTPGDNARNEAFKGLVRRECLTHHYFLNLAEAAAVLHSWREDYNNVRPTAAWGRSRRPNTGPAGNN comes from the coding sequence GTGGCCGAAGTGCTGGATCATCTGATCGCCAGCCACGGCAAGCCTGAGTCGATCCAATGCGACCAGGGAACAGAGTTCACGTCGATGGCCATGGACCTGTGGGCATACGCAGACAATATCGGTCTGCAGTTCAGTCGGCCGGGAACCCCGGGCGACAACGCCCGCAACGAGGCATTCAAAGGCTTGGTTCGGCGTGAGTGCTTAACGCACCATTACTTTTTGAATCTCGCGGAAGCTGCGGCAGTGCTACACTCGTGGAGGGAGGACTACAACAACGTGCGCCCCACGGCAGCTTGGGGAAGATCCCGCCGGCCCAATACCGGGCCAGCTGGAAACAACTGA
- a CDS encoding sigma-70 family RNA polymerase sigma factor yields the protein MDQIPGITRLLHEARAGDGAALEALLPLVYDELRLIARRHRYGEGASPTLSTTAVVHEAFLRVFGAQPATFQDRRHFFAVASLAMRHLLRDGARRRRAARRGLGADHTGLTGHEPAVESRIELLLALDQALDHLQSLEPRLAEVVELRYFGGLTATEVAELLGVSERTIERDWRRARAVLNRALTRTNAREPDGDLP from the coding sequence ATGGACCAGATTCCCGGGATTACCAGGCTCTTGCACGAGGCCCGTGCGGGCGACGGGGCGGCGCTGGAGGCGCTCCTGCCCCTGGTTTACGACGAATTGCGCCTGATCGCGCGGCGCCACCGCTACGGCGAAGGGGCCAGCCCCACCCTCAGCACCACCGCGGTCGTGCACGAAGCGTTCCTCCGGGTCTTCGGCGCCCAACCGGCGACGTTCCAGGATCGCCGGCACTTCTTCGCGGTGGCCAGCCTGGCGATGCGGCACCTGCTGCGCGACGGTGCACGGCGCCGCCGGGCCGCGCGCCGTGGGCTCGGTGCCGACCACACCGGCCTGACCGGCCACGAGCCGGCCGTAGAGTCGCGCATCGAACTGCTGCTGGCCCTGGACCAGGCGCTGGATCACCTGCAATCGCTCGAGCCCCGCCTGGCCGAGGTGGTCGAGCTGCGCTACTTCGGCGGGTTGACCGCGACCGAGGTCGCCGAACTGCTGGGCGTGTCCGAGCGCACCATCGAGCGCGACTGGCGCCGCGCGCGTGCCGTCCTGAACCGCGCGCTGACCCGGACAAACGCGCGCGAACCGGACGGCGACCTGCCGTGA
- a CDS encoding protein kinase, producing the protein MNLLPDDPEHRDRLLRQLDALLLLDGPARDAALAELEPIAPALAAELRALLAADGQPGSILDEPLFAWAQPLLTEADAALPGGGGAGAAVDEPGEGALLGAWRLGQRLGAGGMGVVYAAQRSDGGFAQHAAIKVLAIGGAGGALAARFEQERAILARLSHPGIARLLDGGVTPAGTPWFAMELVDGMPLTAWCHEQGADLRTRLALIREVAAAVAHAHRHLVVHRDLKPSNILVEPDGAREAAGLRHRQAARRRPRIARPDAGRTAPVHAALRGARAGHRGGDYDRDRCLRAGSHPLRAALRSLAAR; encoded by the coding sequence GTGAACCTCTTGCCGGATGACCCTGAGCACCGCGACCGGCTCCTGCGACAGCTCGACGCGCTGCTCCTGCTGGACGGCCCCGCGCGCGACGCGGCCCTGGCCGAACTGGAACCGATCGCACCCGCGCTGGCGGCCGAACTGCGCGCGCTTCTGGCCGCAGACGGGCAACCCGGCTCCATCCTCGACGAACCGCTGTTCGCCTGGGCGCAGCCTCTCCTGACCGAGGCGGACGCGGCGCTGCCGGGCGGCGGCGGCGCAGGCGCCGCGGTGGACGAACCGGGTGAGGGCGCGCTCCTGGGCGCCTGGCGGCTGGGCCAGCGCCTGGGAGCCGGAGGCATGGGCGTTGTCTACGCCGCGCAGCGAAGCGACGGCGGCTTCGCGCAGCACGCGGCGATCAAAGTGCTGGCGATCGGGGGCGCCGGCGGCGCGCTCGCGGCGCGCTTCGAGCAGGAGCGCGCGATCCTCGCCCGCCTGTCACATCCGGGCATCGCGCGGCTGCTCGACGGCGGTGTCACGCCGGCCGGTACACCCTGGTTCGCGATGGAGCTCGTCGATGGGATGCCGCTGACGGCCTGGTGCCACGAGCAAGGCGCGGACCTGCGCACGCGGCTGGCGCTCATCCGCGAAGTCGCCGCCGCTGTCGCCCACGCCCACCGCCACCTGGTGGTGCACCGCGACCTGAAGCCGTCGAACATCCTGGTCGAGCCCGATGGCGCGCGTGAAGCTGCTGGACTTCGGCATCGCCAAGCTGCTCGGCGAAGGCCCCGAATCGCCCGACCTGACGCTGGCCGGACCGCGCCCGTTCACGCCGCGCTACGCGGCGCCCGAGCAGGTCACCGGGGCGGCGATTACGACCGCGACCGATGTCTACGCGCTGGGAGCCATCCTCTACGAGCTGCTCTGCGGTCGCTCGCCGCACGGTGA
- a CDS encoding tetratricopeptide repeat protein — MTGVMPPWGRNRLLGGDLQNIVGCCLAKDPARRYPAVDAMLDDLRRAEAGEPIRARAPTRRYLLAKFARRNRVAVTGAGLVVAALLAGLLATAWQARRAARETARAEQVHTFLLDLFAAADPATTRGRDVTARELLLRGSRELRTERAAQPELRAELLVTVGELLRQVGALADADTVLSAALRQAEQAHGRDSPEVGRVADALGGVVYELGRFEDAGALHARALAIHERVHGRRHRVTAGSLANLAGVLSQTGEAERGEAMYREVLDIDRALLGPADAAVATDLNNLAVCLYRAGRSAEADTLHEQALVLRRSLHGDAHPDVATSFHNRAAVLEDLGNAAAAEAHYRRALAIRRGLYPQGHIDIAGTLTGLGTLLRDEGRLDEARSLLVEAAEVNRTALAGPHLELGRCYNALGTLAYSRGHYDEAAGWFVQARDVLAATIGPDNTGTLRVENNIAVVLHRAGRLAEAQAQFEKVIADRIRMQGAAAPDIALSTKGLGWLLLDRGQFARADSLLTTALATLEANPHLGAAPLAEARLGVGACRLRQGRRAEAESLLVAAARELEAAYDPGHEMVRRSRELLRELSRK; from the coding sequence GTGACCGGCGTGATGCCACCCTGGGGCCGGAACCGCCTGCTCGGCGGCGACCTGCAGAATATTGTCGGTTGCTGCCTGGCCAAGGATCCCGCGCGGCGCTACCCGGCGGTCGACGCGATGCTGGACGACCTGCGGCGGGCCGAGGCCGGCGAGCCCATCCGCGCGCGGGCGCCCACACGCCGCTACCTGCTGGCGAAGTTCGCCCGGCGCAACCGGGTCGCCGTGACCGGCGCAGGGCTGGTGGTCGCGGCGTTGCTGGCCGGCCTGCTGGCCACCGCCTGGCAGGCGCGGCGGGCCGCGCGTGAAACCGCCCGCGCCGAGCAGGTTCACACCTTCCTGCTGGACCTGTTCGCCGCCGCCGACCCGGCCACCACGCGAGGCCGCGACGTCACCGCCCGCGAGCTGCTGCTGCGCGGCAGCCGCGAGTTGCGGACAGAACGTGCCGCCCAGCCGGAGTTGCGCGCCGAGCTGCTGGTCACCGTGGGCGAACTGCTCCGGCAGGTCGGCGCTCTGGCCGATGCCGACACCGTGCTCAGCGCCGCGCTGCGCCAGGCCGAGCAGGCCCATGGCCGCGATTCGCCGGAGGTGGGCCGCGTGGCCGACGCGCTGGGCGGTGTCGTCTACGAACTCGGCCGCTTCGAGGACGCCGGCGCCCTGCATGCCCGCGCCCTGGCCATCCACGAGCGCGTGCACGGCCGGCGGCACCGCGTCACCGCCGGGTCGCTGGCCAACCTGGCCGGCGTGCTCAGCCAGACCGGCGAAGCCGAGCGGGGCGAGGCCATGTACCGCGAGGTCCTGGATATCGACCGCGCGCTGCTGGGCCCGGCCGACGCCGCCGTGGCCACCGACCTGAACAACCTGGCCGTGTGCCTGTACCGCGCCGGACGATCCGCCGAGGCGGACACGCTGCACGAGCAGGCCCTGGTCCTGCGCCGCAGCCTGCACGGCGACGCGCACCCGGACGTGGCCACCAGCTTCCACAACCGCGCAGCGGTGCTGGAGGACCTCGGGAATGCCGCCGCGGCGGAGGCGCACTACCGGCGGGCGCTGGCGATCCGGCGTGGGCTCTACCCGCAGGGGCACATCGATATCGCCGGCACATTGACGGGCCTGGGCACGCTCCTGCGCGACGAGGGCCGCCTTGACGAGGCCCGCTCCCTTCTGGTCGAGGCGGCGGAGGTGAACCGCACCGCCCTTGCCGGGCCCCATCTCGAGTTGGGCCGTTGCTACAACGCGCTCGGCACGCTGGCCTATTCGCGCGGGCACTACGATGAGGCCGCCGGTTGGTTCGTCCAGGCCCGCGATGTGCTGGCGGCCACGATCGGGCCTGACAACACCGGCACTCTGCGCGTGGAAAACAACATCGCGGTCGTGCTGCACCGCGCCGGTCGGCTGGCCGAAGCGCAGGCGCAGTTCGAGAAGGTCATCGCCGACCGCATCCGCATGCAGGGCGCCGCTGCGCCCGACATCGCCCTCAGCACGAAGGGCCTGGGCTGGCTGCTGCTGGACCGCGGACAATTCGCCCGCGCCGACAGCCTGCTGACCACGGCGCTGGCGACGCTGGAGGCCAACCCCCACCTCGGGGCCGCGCCGCTGGCCGAGGCGCGCCTCGGCGTGGGCGCCTGCCGGCTGCGCCAGGGACGCCGGGCCGAGGCGGAATCGCTGCTGGTCGCGGCCGCGCGGGAGCTCGAGGCCGCCTATGACCCAGGCCATGAGATGGTGCGCCGCAGCCGGGAACTGCTCAGGGAGTTGTCGCGGAAGTAG
- a CDS encoding T9SS type A sorting domain-containing protein gives MVSEGGARTLWHGFLGPLGLVSSSVAIMSAADLALVPPSPNPVASELAIRFHVAGGRPAAISVFDLGGRRVRRFSETTAQGESTIFWSLDRDGGARLPSGIYFIRLEADHQCVVRPVMIVD, from the coding sequence TTGGTCAGCGAGGGCGGTGCCCGCACCTTGTGGCACGGCTTCCTCGGGCCGCTTGGCCTGGTCTCCTCCAGCGTGGCGATCATGTCGGCCGCAGACCTGGCGCTCGTGCCACCCTCGCCCAATCCGGTCGCCTCGGAGCTGGCGATCCGTTTCCACGTCGCCGGCGGCCGCCCGGCGGCGATCTCCGTTTTCGATCTCGGAGGCAGGAGGGTGCGGCGGTTCAGCGAAACGACCGCCCAGGGCGAAAGCACCATCTTCTGGAGTCTGGATCGGGATGGTGGTGCACGCTTGCCCTCCGGAATCTACTTCATCCGGCTCGAAGCGGACCATCAGTGTGTTGTGCGACCGGTGATGATCGTGGATTGA
- a CDS encoding T9SS type A sorting domain-containing protein: protein MRPNSPVAFILTAFVLFPCLSPGTARALSPAHLWGKPFGSVGAEAGQAVAVDPSGNVYITGYFSNTINLGGSNLASAGGNDIFVASYTAAGLHRWSQRFGSTGDDRGAGISVQGSYVVVTGQFAGTVSFGGSNLVSAGSTDAFLACYIYNSGVHYWSRAFGSTSADVGCDVAISPSLQVVLVGYFAGTVNFGGSPLVSAGSSDIVVAQYAYADGAHVWSNRYGSTGIDQGWTIDVDASSNVLVSGTFSGTVGFGGASLPSAGLADIFLAKYNSSGTHQWSFRAGGTSNDYGYGVDTDASGNVYACGIFRLSSDFGGGALVSAGIADIYLAKYNSSGVHQWSKRFGGANFDIANSVAVDPAGTIAMTGYINGGVDLGTGPVGGGGSDAFVARYDADANPLFSGAYGSDLTDNGLAVAFDPTGGFFMTGYFAGSASFGGPTYAHAGADDGFLARYSVLPSEPVISAIEDIPNDQGRRVKITFARSGHDQAEAGEPIERYEAYRRDAAGPAAAPRGNSTTLPTREPLDLGWTEVGWIHAHGTNGYGIDVPTIGDSTVTLGQYRSQFFIRAATGSMVTFHDSPADSGYSLDNLAPSIPQNFVYASGQLSWDESPVADFDFFTVYGSGTDAFGSATVVDYSVAPAMDVTASPYAFYFVTATDYSGNEGKPAMTNAPSGAGGTPVSYVLSVSNYPNPFNPSTTVSYTVPSRGTVSVVICDARGARITTLVDNEDCAAGAYRAAWDGRDQRGVAAASGVYFARVEHTSGTRSKRMVLLK from the coding sequence ATGAGACCCAACTCCCCCGTCGCGTTCATCCTGACCGCCTTCGTTCTATTCCCCTGCCTCTCGCCGGGGACCGCCCGCGCCCTGTCGCCCGCCCACTTGTGGGGAAAGCCCTTCGGCTCGGTCGGCGCAGAAGCGGGCCAGGCCGTAGCCGTCGACCCATCTGGCAACGTGTACATCACGGGCTACTTCAGCAACACGATCAACCTGGGTGGCAGCAATCTGGCCAGCGCCGGCGGCAACGACATCTTCGTGGCTAGCTACACCGCGGCCGGCCTCCACCGCTGGAGCCAGCGGTTCGGGAGCACCGGCGACGATCGCGGCGCCGGGATCTCAGTCCAGGGCTCCTACGTCGTTGTCACCGGCCAGTTCGCCGGCACCGTCAGCTTCGGCGGTTCGAACCTCGTGAGCGCGGGGTCGACTGATGCCTTTCTCGCCTGCTACATCTACAATTCCGGCGTTCATTACTGGAGCCGCGCCTTTGGTTCCACCTCCGCGGATGTCGGCTGTGACGTGGCCATCTCTCCTTCCCTCCAGGTGGTCCTCGTCGGCTATTTCGCCGGCACCGTCAACTTCGGTGGGAGCCCCCTCGTCAGCGCGGGCTCGAGCGACATCGTGGTCGCCCAGTACGCATACGCCGATGGCGCCCACGTGTGGAGCAACCGGTACGGGTCCACCGGCATCGACCAGGGATGGACCATCGACGTGGACGCATCGTCGAACGTCCTGGTGTCTGGAACCTTCTCGGGGACGGTAGGCTTCGGCGGTGCGTCACTGCCGAGTGCCGGCCTCGCTGACATCTTCCTGGCGAAATACAACAGTTCCGGAACGCACCAGTGGAGCTTCCGCGCCGGCGGGACCAGCAACGACTACGGCTATGGCGTGGACACTGACGCATCCGGCAACGTGTATGCGTGCGGCATTTTCCGGCTGAGCTCGGACTTCGGCGGCGGAGCCCTCGTGAGCGCGGGAATCGCGGACATCTACCTGGCCAAATACAACTCGTCCGGAGTTCACCAGTGGAGCAAGCGCTTCGGGGGAGCGAATTTCGACATCGCGAACAGCGTCGCCGTGGATCCGGCCGGAACGATCGCCATGACGGGGTACATCAACGGTGGCGTCGACCTTGGCACAGGACCGGTCGGTGGCGGGGGGAGCGACGCCTTCGTCGCGCGCTACGACGCGGACGCGAATCCGTTGTTCAGTGGCGCATACGGAAGTGACCTCACCGATAACGGTTTGGCGGTGGCGTTCGACCCGACCGGCGGCTTCTTCATGACCGGATATTTCGCCGGCAGCGCGAGCTTCGGCGGTCCCACCTACGCGCACGCCGGCGCCGACGACGGATTTCTGGCCCGATACTCGGTGCTTCCCTCGGAACCCGTCATCTCCGCCATCGAGGACATCCCCAACGACCAGGGCCGGCGGGTGAAGATCACGTTCGCGCGTTCCGGGCACGACCAGGCAGAGGCCGGGGAGCCGATTGAAAGGTACGAGGCCTACCGTCGTGACGCCGCGGGCCCGGCCGCCGCCCCCAGGGGGAATTCCACCACCCTGCCCACGCGCGAACCCCTAGACCTCGGGTGGACTGAAGTGGGCTGGATCCACGCGCACGGCACCAACGGCTATGGAATCGATGTCCCCACCATCGGCGACTCGACGGTTACGCTGGGGCAATATCGATCACAATTCTTCATCCGCGCCGCAACCGGGAGCATGGTTACGTTTCATGATTCGCCCGCCGACAGCGGCTACTCACTCGACAATCTCGCGCCGAGCATCCCGCAGAACTTTGTGTACGCGTCGGGCCAGCTCTCCTGGGACGAGTCTCCGGTTGCGGACTTCGATTTCTTCACCGTGTACGGCTCCGGTACGGATGCGTTCGGGTCGGCGACGGTGGTGGATTACAGCGTGGCGCCGGCGATGGACGTGACTGCGTCGCCCTATGCGTTCTATTTCGTCACCGCGACGGACTACTCCGGCAACGAAGGCAAGCCGGCGATGACCAACGCGCCCTCGGGTGCGGGCGGGACGCCGGTGTCGTATGTGCTCTCGGTTTCCAACTACCCCAACCCGTTCAACCCGAGCACGACGGTGAGCTACACAGTGCCGTCTCGCGGCACGGTGAGCGTGGTGATCTGCGACGCGCGCGGCGCGCGCATCACGACGCTCGTCGACAACGAAGACTGCGCAGCGGGAGCGTATCGCGCTGCATGGGACGGCCGCGACCAGCGCGGCGTGGCCGCTGCCTCGGGGGTGTACTTCGCGCGCGTCGAGCACACGAGCGGCACGCGTTCGAAGAGAATGGTCCTGTTGAAGTGA
- a CDS encoding HAMP domain-containing histidine kinase → MRSRMGFIYALLVVMICALGVWWIYYLTVEGRLYVEHSLAKMANDRLHAAFLIRTDPDVRADPERWLGPSFPNLVFRRTPHGIQTEIDPRVVAEVEAEGRRRRNMFLYEGGFFLLLLFAGSTILAVSWRHAERFKQARELFLAGATHEFKTPLASLRLYTETLAREGLPDEARGRIQKRMVEDVVRLENLVDDMLAMSADDTFAVGPRVRLDLWQESQAVLDGLGPLSADHGARFELVGDPGAAVMGQRLYFALALRNLLVNAVKHSPGPVAVTVRIERGSRQHSVVVADNGPGIPRRLQTKVFECFYSTTGNKRQGCTGLGLYLVRRNIESIGGKVTLQSEEGQGCTFTLALPAAPDEA, encoded by the coding sequence TTGCGCAGCCGCATGGGTTTCATCTACGCGCTCCTGGTCGTCATGATCTGCGCGCTGGGCGTGTGGTGGATCTACTACCTCACGGTCGAAGGCCGCCTCTACGTCGAGCACAGCCTCGCGAAAATGGCCAACGACCGCCTGCACGCCGCCTTCCTGATCCGCACCGACCCTGACGTGCGCGCCGACCCCGAGCGCTGGCTGGGCCCCTCGTTCCCCAACCTCGTGTTCAGGCGCACACCGCACGGAATCCAGACCGAGATCGACCCGCGGGTCGTGGCCGAGGTCGAGGCGGAGGGCCGCCGCCGCCGCAACATGTTCCTCTACGAGGGCGGCTTCTTCCTGCTGCTCCTGTTCGCGGGCTCCACCATCCTGGCTGTTTCCTGGCGGCATGCCGAACGCTTCAAGCAGGCGCGCGAACTGTTCCTGGCCGGGGCAACGCACGAATTCAAGACACCCCTGGCCAGCCTCCGCCTCTACACTGAGACGCTGGCCCGTGAAGGACTGCCCGACGAGGCGCGCGGACGCATCCAGAAGCGCATGGTCGAGGACGTGGTACGGCTGGAGAACCTGGTCGACGACATGCTCGCGATGAGCGCTGACGACACCTTCGCCGTGGGCCCGCGCGTGCGCCTCGACCTGTGGCAGGAATCGCAGGCCGTGCTGGACGGTCTGGGTCCACTGAGTGCCGACCACGGCGCCAGGTTCGAACTGGTCGGCGACCCCGGCGCGGCCGTGATGGGCCAGCGGCTCTATTTCGCGCTGGCCCTGCGCAACCTGCTGGTCAACGCGGTCAAGCACAGCCCTGGTCCCGTCGCGGTCACGGTACGGATCGAGCGCGGCAGCCGGCAGCACAGCGTGGTCGTCGCCGACAACGGCCCCGGCATCCCCCGGCGATTGCAGACCAAGGTGTTCGAGTGCTTCTATAGTACGACCGGCAACAAGCGCCAGGGCTGCACCGGGCTGGGCCTGTACCTTGTGCGGCGTAATATCGAGAGTATCGGCGGCAAGGTTACGCTGCAGAGCGAAGAAGGCCAGGGCTGCACGTTCACCCTCGCCCTGCCGGCCGCTCCGGACGAAGCCTGA
- a CDS encoding response regulator transcription factor, with amino-acid sequence MKRRILVVEDDAHLADGLAINLELEGYEPLLAASAEDGLAAWKRGGVDLILLDVMLPGMDGFAFCAHVRHAGDRVPILFLTARGAGQDRIRGLDEGGDDYITKPFDLQELLARIKSIFRRQDWLRGQEAPATLTIGRAAVNLRTYEATTPDGTVELKEKEAMILRLLFEQQGEPVDRQTILDRVWGFDAYPTMRTVDNFILSLRKIVEEDPAHPRHIVTVHGVGYRLVCDASAEPRGA; translated from the coding sequence ATGAAGCGGCGCATCCTGGTAGTCGAGGACGATGCCCACCTCGCCGACGGCCTGGCCATCAACCTCGAACTGGAAGGCTACGAGCCGCTGCTGGCGGCCAGCGCCGAGGACGGCCTGGCTGCCTGGAAGCGTGGCGGCGTGGACCTGATCCTGCTCGACGTGATGCTGCCGGGCATGGACGGCTTTGCCTTCTGCGCGCACGTGCGGCACGCAGGCGATCGCGTGCCGATCCTGTTCCTCACGGCGCGCGGCGCCGGCCAGGACCGCATCCGCGGGCTCGACGAGGGTGGCGACGACTACATCACCAAGCCGTTCGACCTCCAGGAACTGCTGGCGCGCATCAAGTCGATCTTCCGCCGGCAGGACTGGCTGCGCGGGCAGGAGGCGCCTGCCACCCTGACCATCGGCCGTGCTGCCGTGAACCTGCGGACCTACGAGGCCACCACTCCCGATGGCACGGTCGAGCTCAAGGAGAAGGAGGCGATGATCCTGCGCCTGCTGTTCGAGCAGCAGGGCGAACCGGTCGACCGCCAGACGATCCTCGACCGCGTGTGGGGCTTCGACGCCTACCCCACCATGCGCACGGTCGACAACTTCATCCTCTCGCTGCGCAAGATCGTCGAGGAGGACCCGGCGCATCCCCGCCACATCGTGACGGTGCACGGCGTCGGATATCGGCTGGTCTGTGACGCCTCGGCAGAGCCGCGGGGCGCCTGA